The Euwallacea similis isolate ESF13 chromosome 7, ESF131.1, whole genome shotgun sequence genome has a window encoding:
- the Nsun5 gene encoding 28S rRNA (cytosine-C(5))-methyltransferase, producing the protein MSKENGFNHSIKVPRLYKETAKISQRVAEGAGSIKQLVYEKTHFNTKALYALVATTLKKSKELDLLLKRTHLLEKESRLNPWLARVLISELLWGKKQLPISDAKPILTVLAYEQAFHAHLSDTSVESSSALTKGQTKPRYVRINTLINPFNEALNLFEEEGWMLLASKKDQSYTDFLEKIYHLEESCFLRDMHIPDLLVFPCGTEFYNHPGYKKGAIVLQDKASCLPVHILSPPPGSVVLDMCAAPGMKTTQVATVMQNSGTVYAVEQDPQRFLTLKRIVEKSGATCVNLINQDVLRLGESDLPNVQYILVDPSCSGSGMTDRLDHNLIKDSFRLQKLAGFQIKILRAALSRYPNAQRIVYSTCSLYPEENEDVVRQVLETNNNFKLVTAGKFLDNQWCNFGSSDFGKIGEYCLYAKPNEDLSNGFFLAVFERLKDGEFNEFYNDRTSNYEKQMEQKKAKRDKKRKLNTPDLASKDKNENGTSEGERTDDFRTQNKKKNKKTVKLGMEPVELLEEMSDGQKKNKKNRFSQKLSEHVNIVSEESLQKKKKRRSESYETLLEVPFEDATIGANIQDVVDDSKIKKKKKRRIVKETTEELQTYAKENEEK; encoded by the exons ATGAGCAAGGAGAATGGTTTCAACCATTCTATTAAAGTCCCTAGACTTTATAAAGAGACTGCTAAAATATCCCAGAGGGTTGCTGAGGGTGCCGGCAGCATTAAACAATTAGTTTATGAAAAAACCCACTTT aacaCAAAAGCTCTTTATGCCTTAGTGGCCACCACGttaaagaaatcaaaagaacTTGATCTGTTACTTAAACGAACCCATTTGTTAGAGAAAGAAAGTCGCCTAAATCCCTGGTTAGCCAGAGTGTTAATATCAGAATTGTTGTGGGGTAAAAAGCAGTTGCCTATAAGTGATGCAAAACCTATACTAACTGTACTAGCATATGAACAAGCTTTTCATGCACACCTCAGTGACACTTCTGTGGAGAGCTCCTCAG CTCTCACAAAAGGCCAAACTAAGCCGCGGTATGTGCGTATAAACACGCTTATCAATCCCTTTAATGAGGCCTTAAATCTTTTTGAAGAAGAAGGCTGGATGTTGCTAGCATCAAAAAAGGACCAATCATATACAGATTTTTTGGAGAAAATCTATCATCTCGAAGAAAGTTGTTTTTTGAGAGATATGCATATCCCTGATTTGCTGGTGTTTCCATGTGGCACGGAGTTTTATAACCATCCAGGCTATAAAAAGGGTGCTATTGTTCTGCAAGATAAG gcCAGTTGTCTTCCTGTTCATATTTTGTCTCCTCCACCTGGAAGCGTTGTTCTCGATATGTGTGCCGCTCCAGGTATGAAAACAACCCAAGTAGCAACAGTTATGCAAAACAGTGGAACGGTTTATGCAGTAGAACAAGATCCTCAGCGTTTTCTCACTTTGAAAAGAATAGTAGAAAAATCAG GTGCTACAtgtgttaatttaataaatcaggACGTCCTTCGATTGGGTGAGTCAGACTTGCCAAACGTTCAGTACATTTTGGTAGATCCAAGTTGCTCAGGATCag gtaTGACTGATCGTTTAGATCACAACCTCATCAAAGATAGTTTCAGGCTTCAAAAATTAGCGggtttccaaataaaaatcttaCGTGCGGCCCTATCGAGATACCCTAATGCCCAGCGAATAGTTTACTCGACCTGCTCTTTATACCCAGAAGAAAATGAAGATGTTGTGAGGCAGGTATTAGAGACCAACAACAACTTTAAATTGGTTACGGCAGGGAAGTTTTTGGACAATCAATGGTGTAATTTTGGGTCTTCTGATTTCGGGAAAATCGGCGAGTATTGCCTATATGCCAAGCCAAATGAGGATTTGTCCAATGGGTTTTTCCTTGCTGTATTTGAGAGATTGAAAGATGGAGagtttaatgaattttataatGATAGAACCTCGAATTATGAGAAGCAGATGGAGCAAAAGAAAGCCAAAAGGGATAAAAAACGTAAACTCAATACTCCAGACCTTGCgtcaaaagataaaaatgagAATGGGACTAGTGAAGGGGAGAGAACTGATGATTTCAGAACAcagaataaaaagaaaaataaaaaaacggtGAAGCTGGGCATGGAACCTGTAGAACTGCTAGAGGAGATGTCAGATGGACAGAAAAAGAATAAGAAAAATCGGTTCAGCCAAAAGTTATCTGAACATGTCAACATTGTTTCAGAGGAAAGTCtccaaaagaaaaagaagagaCGTTCCGAATCATATGAAACTTTATTAGAGGTTCCATTTGAAGACGCAACTATAGGAGCTAATATCCAAGATGTTGTGGATGacagcaaaataaaaaaaaagaaaaagagacgTATAGTGAAAGAAACAACAGAAGAATTGCAAACATATGCAAAAGAAAATGAGGAAAAGTAA